atctattctataagagcttacacttttaaatgttattcatttacatgaatattttaagagtaatagggataataggctttcaggttaaaggttgaatggtcgagttcattaataaaaaatattaaaagtaatttaaaactataatatattttcataaccgtgtgtatttcagttgaataatagaattattattattattaaaatatatttgattatatgaatttgtgtaatttggattatatgaaataaatcaattggtcgcggagcggagcggtagcgaagtggagcgaccaattgatttaatacaatatgctttttaaattattgatatcttagaataaatatttagttataatataaaatacacacggttatgaaaatatattatagttttaaattactttgttttgttttttaatttgctcgaccgttcgacctttggcttgaaagcctattatccctattactggcAAGTATTCCTCGTAATCTGAGTACTCGTCAAGCAGCAGATTTAGCCCGGCAAAGAATCAGAAATGTATATAAAGACGTTGCCGATGACGTCTGTTAATGGTACTTATCGGTATTTCTGTAAATAGTTAATTTGTGAACAACTTTATAATTTCAGATAGAGAAAGTAATAGTACATAGTTATTTTGTTGTGGCCGGAGTGTCGCGAATATATCATTCGGCGTATATGGTTGTATTTATGTTGTAGTTTTCATTCATGGTTGTTGTATCATATCAATCCATATAATTCATGTGATAATCCCTTTTCAGTACTGTACAGGTTGTTTACTAGATTCTATCCAATAGTTGTACAGATTTGACACAATGTaatctcaatatcatttatatgaacGTATGGGCAGAATAAATCAGTGCTGTTATAGATCTTTCAACGATAAGGAAGTCTCGTCGTTCGTAGTCGTTTTCTCTCGGACCTAGGGAATTCTTTGGAGTCCTCGATAGTATGGACAATCTTACCTCGTGAGAAACTAACTCAGACTGTACGCTGAACAGTATTATCTACGACTCTATATCGATTGTTGTGTTTTATACTGCTTACTGATCAGTACTTAGCCCTTAGCACACCATAGAGGGTGAAGATATCATCGGTGGCTGTTCCGTAGTTCCTTGTATGGTTCAAACTATGGTTGAACACCACCGCTCTACAGTTCACCGATATGTTTGATGAGTACCCAAGGAGCATTGAAATGGTCTCACCGGGATGGCATATTGGGAGCAAGTCCCCACTTGGCTTGACGTCCTTAAACATTGAGTCTCCGAGCAAGAGTATCGGCCGGCCCATCGTCCTCTTCTGCATGACTTCCTGCAGTTTCGCCAGCTACCCATCGAGGTCTTCTGGCCTCCCGCCACTCTCAGCTACCATACCCCTCAACTGTTCCGATAACTCTCTGAAGCGCTTTCGCCCAAGTGGGTGCAGTTTCCTCTTCATTGATGTCTTCAAACCCAAGATAATTGCACCTACGACCAAGTGGCCTGGCTCGAACACATTCCGCTCGGCCGATGCCACAAGCTCCTTCATGGATGGACTGTCATTGTTTGTGTCTGGCCGGAACGTACGGATAAACCGGGCTACTTCTTGTGTTAGCTTCCGCTTCATATCTTGCGTCATCCTATCGAGACTATCTAACTGTAGTACATCCATCATGAAACTAAAGGAAAAAGAGAAATTAAAGAACGATTAAGGCAACCCGTATGGGATAGGAAAGACAGCACATATGACCATAGATAGGTAATGGCGTCTCCACTGCCAAACATCTGATTTTGGCTAAGCCGATTCCCTTTGTCGCAGTTCCAAACCTCTACGCAGCCAGGTGTCCTTTTTGAGGGCGATGCGCCTCCAAGTTGCCTCGAAGCAATGACAAGGCCGCGCCTTATGGCAATGTGTCATCTCATAGGCGTATCACTTTGGAAGCTTCAGAGTGCCCCGCGGTCGAGGCTGGCGTTGAGGTTCAACGGCATCCAATGGCGCACGGTCATCAACAGGCGGTCTTTGAACAGTACCATTCGGCGTGCGGTCATCAACAGGCGGTCTTTGAACAGTACCATTGGCCACGGTTGCATCGGGCTAATTAGGCTCATGTGCCACCGGGGGCGGGATTCTCACTGGAGCAGGTGTTGCTTTTGGCCAAACCCACACAGTGTCCTCAAGTATCGGGTTTTCTGATGATGCATCCGAGTCAGTTGACCCATCCTCTTCAGCAACGGGGAGTGATGAAGTTTTTTTCCGTTTTAACCTCCCAGTGGGTTTTATTTCCTTAGGGCAATCCTTTCTGATATCACCGTAACACAACTTCATATCATTAAAGTGTACTACCCTGGTCTTTTTCTGTCCGCTCACTGGGGATACTCTTACCTCGGACACGCGCTCAATAACAGTATACGGCCCCTTCCACTTGTGGTGGAATTTTGACGCCTCCCCCTGTTTCAGGAAATGGCTTAGCAACCAGACACGGTGACCCTCCTGGTAACCACCACGCTTGGCAAACCTGTCATATGCCAATTTCTGGCGCCTCTGAGCAGCCTGCAGACGGTCTCTCACATGGTGATGGGCATAGTCTAGGCGGTCAGTCAGGTCATGGCCGTATTTGGTCGCACCTGAAGGGTTCGGGTTCCCAACCATGATGTCGATGGGTAATACCATTTCCTCCCCGAAGGTTAGATAAAATGGTGTTTCCTGGGTTGACATCTGGATGCTGGAACGAAAAGCCATCAGGCATGCGGGCAAATGGTCATCCCAATTGGTACCCTTATCATTGACGGCGACTGTCAGTGTTGACTTCAGTGTCTTGTTGAGGTTCTCAACCTGACCATTGCCCATTGGATGGTATGCTGTCGTTCGTGTCTTATCGATGCCTAATATGGTACACATCTCAGCAAATACCCTGGATTCAAAGTTGGAACCACGATCGGAATGAATGCTTTCTGGGCAGCCGAATCTGCATACCCATTCGTTCACCAGGATTCGGGCAACAACGTGCGCCTTCTCACTACGAATGGCCCATGCTTCTGGCCATTTAGTAAATGCGTCCTGGGCGGCGAGGATGTAAACATTTCCATGGCGAGTACGGGGTAATGGGCCCACAATGTCGACATGAAGGCGCTGACCACGCCTCCCAATAGGAGTAGGGATAAGTGGGGCCTTTGGACGTTTCGGTGGGGATTTACATTCCTGGCAGATTGCGCACTCTTTAACAAAAGTTCTTACTCTTGTGGTCAACCCCGGGCACCAAAACCTTTGGCGGGCTTTGTGTTCTGTTTTTGCCCTTCCAAGGTGCTTTCCAGCAAACCCCTGATGCAATTCCTTAATTGCTTTTGGTGCAAGGCATGCAGGCAGGACAGTGCGGTACTGCTATTTCGTGGAGTCTGTGGGTGGCTTGAAGAGCAGTAGACTATCATGAAGTACTAGCCTCTCAATCAGACCATAAAGACTCCGAGCCAACTTCCCACACTGCTGCAGTTCTGCAACAGATGGTTTTGCCTTACTCGTCTCCAGCGTTCTTATTACAGAGTAAATATCAGGGTCGCTTCGCTGTGCCAATTTAATTTCGGCTCGGTGTAAGCAATCACGATCAACTTTGACATTTGCTACGAGTGGTGACTTAGGGAGGCCTGTTGGCCCACAACTTGGGCAGATTCCGTGCTTACTCAATGATCCTCTCGCTCCCGTCTGGTTGGGCCTGAGACAATTTCCCACCAATTGCCCGTTTACTAGCGTCGAAGTCCAGTATAAAAGTGCCACCTGAGACGGTGAAAACTGGGAATGCTAGAATCGGTGGATTGATAAGTCTGTCTTTCAAGGTCTGGAATGAGTCTTCCTGTTCTTTACGCCAAACGAACGGGTTATTCTTCCTCGTAAGGCGATGCAATGGTGCGGCTAGAGAGGAGAAGTCTGGGATATATCGAGAGTAGTATGTGACGAGTCCCATGAAGCTACGTAATTCCGCCACATTCTTTGGGACCGGCCAGTCTCTTACCACCTCTTACTTTGAACTGTCTGCCTCGATTCCAGCTGAACTTACAATCCTGCCCAGGAACTTTATTTTCCGCCTCATAAGTTTGCATTTTCTTGGTTTCAGCTTCAAGTTGGCATTCCGTAGGTATGTGAAAACACCATCCAGCCTTTCCACATGAGTTTCCAGGTCTGAAGAGAACACGACAACATCGTCGAGGTAGATGAGGCACGTTTTCCACGCAACCTCATCGAGGACCATAGACATGAGTCGTGAGAATGCAGCTGGGGCATTAGTCACCCCAAACGACATCACATTCCACTCGTACAAGTGCCTATCAGTGGTGAACGCCGTCTTTTGCTTGTGTTGTTCCTTGATTGGCACTTGCCAGTATGAGCTGGTCATGTCGAGGCTAGAAAACCAGACTGAACCAGCCAGGGCTTCGAGTGTACTATCAATCCGCCCGAGGGGGTGGCTGTCCTTGACCGTGCACTCGTTCAACTTTCGGTAGTCGCAGCACAAACGAAGAGTGCCGTCGGCCTTCTTGGCTAGGACAATTGGGCTTGCCCATGCACTATGCGATTCCCGTATCAAGCCCCTATCAAGCAACTCTTTTGTGGTAGTATCTACAAAGTCTCGACGTGCCGGTGGCATACGCCGCGGTTGTTGTTTAATTGGCTTCGCCTCACCAGTGTCAATCTCAAAGTCCATGATTTTGGTCTTACCGATATCAAAATCGTTCCGTGAAAAGACGTTTCGGTTTTTGTGTATGACAGCAACCAACTGTTCCTTTATTTTGGTCGGAATGTCCAGGTCTGGGACTCCTAGTTCCCCCAGGAGGTTCTGTAGATCAGAGTCATGTGGTGTCTTGTCGAACTCTTGTACTACTTGCTGTTTGGTACCTTCGTTAAGAGACATTACTTCAAGCGATTGCAGAGGGCAAAAACACCCAATAGGTTGGCCGCGTTTGACTCTATAGGTGCAATCTGAGAAGTTGGCCAGTCTTACAGGTACCTTGTCGTCCTTTGGTACCACAAGTGACTTTCCCGTACAGAACTCAGACCGTTTGCTACCCTCGATGATCCCCGGCATATAGTTTCCCATGGAGTTGCGTTTGATGTAACCTTCAACTACCACCTCTTGAGCCAGCTGGAATATACTGGGTCCGGCTTACGTAGACCCTGCACGCCTTTGGCCGAGACTGTCCTTGCTGGAGCGGGACTTCCGTCGGTCCAATCCTGAGGGAACGGTTTTCAAAGTTGACCGCACACCCATGTTTGTCGAGGAAATCACTACCCAACAGCAGGTCCTGGGAGAGGTCATCCGCAATTATCATTGGGTGCTCGATCTTCATACCCCCAATTTCGAGCGCAACGTTAGCAATACCCCAGAGACATCTCCTGTCCAGTTGCCGTCACGAGAGATCCATTAACCGGGGACAGGGAAT
This sequence is a window from Tubulanus polymorphus chromosome 9, tnTubPoly1.2, whole genome shotgun sequence. Protein-coding genes within it:
- the LOC141910524 gene encoding uncharacterized protein LOC141910524, with the protein product MCTILGIDKTRTTAYHPMGNGQVENLNKTLKSTLTVAVNDKGTNWDDHLPACLMAFRSSIQMSTQETPFYLTFGEEMVLPIDIMVGNPNPSGATKYGHDLTDRLDYAHHHVRDRLQAAQRRQKLAYDRFAKRGGYQEGHRVWLLSHFLKQGEASKFHHKWKGPYTVIERVSEVRVSPVSGQKKTRVVHFNDMKLCYGDIRKDCPKEIKPTGRLKRKKTSSLPVAEEDGSTDSDASSENPILEDTVWVWPKATPAPVRIPPPVAHEPN